One genomic region from Quercus robur chromosome 4, dhQueRobu3.1, whole genome shotgun sequence encodes:
- the LOC126724159 gene encoding citrate synthase, mitochondrial — protein MFRSVSLLSKLRSRLGQQPSLKDSVRWLQIQSSSSDLDLRSQLEELIPEQQERLKKLKAEHGKVQLGNITVDMVLGGMRGMTGLLWQTSLLDPDEGIRFRGLSIPECQKVLPAAKPEGEPLPEGLLWLLLTGKVPSKEQVDALSKELRSRAVIPDFVYKAIDALPVTAHPMTQFATGVMALQVHSEFQKAYEKGIHKSKYWEPTYEDSLNLIARVPLVAAYVYRRIYKDGQVIPLDDSLDYGANFSHMLGFDSPKMLELMRLYVTIHSDHEGGNVSAHTGHLVASALSDPYLSFAAALNGLAGPLHGLANQEVLIWIKSVVDECGESITVDQLKEYVWKTLKGGKVVPGFGHGVLRKTDPRYTCQREFALKHLPDDPLFQLVSKLYEVVPPILTELGKVKNPWPNVDAHSGVLLNHFGLTEARYFTVLFGVSRSIGICSQLIWDRALGLPLERPKSVTMEWLENYCKKAA, from the exons ATGTTCAGAAGCGTCTCTTTGCTTTCCAAGCTCCGCTCTCGTCTT GGGCAGCAGCCAAGTCTCAAAGATTCAGTCAGATGGCTTCAAATACAGTCCTCCTCCTCTGATCTT GACCTACGTTCTCAGCTGGAGGAGTTGATTCCTGAGCAACAG GAGCGCTTGAAGAAACTTAAGGCAGAACATGGAAAAGTGCAGCTTGGGAATATCACTGTTGATATG GTTCTTGGTGGAATGAGAGGAATGACTGGTTTACTCTGGCAAACTTCACTACTTGACCCAGATGAG GGAATTCGCTTTAGAGGTCTGTCTATCCCTGAATGCCAGAAAGTATTACCAGCTGCAAAGCCTGAAGGAGAACCTTTGCCTGAGGGTCTTCTTTGGCTTCTTTTGACAGGAAAG GTACCAAGCAAAGAGCAAGTAGATGCATTATCCAAGGAGTTGAGAAGTCGTGCAGTCATCCCAG ATTTTGTGTACAAGGCCATCGATGCTCTACCTGTTACAGCTCATCCAATGACTCAATTTGCAACAGGTGTTATGGCCCTCCAG GTTCACAGTGAATTCCAGAAGGCATACGAGAAGGGGATTCATAAATCTAA GTACTGGGAACCAACATATGAGGACTCTCTTAATTTGATTGCTCGAGTGCCATTAGTGGCTGCTTATGTCTACCGCAG GATATACAAAGATGGCCAAGTTATACCACTCGATGACTCACTGGATTATGGTGCAAATTTCTCACATATGTTGGGATTTGATAGTCCCAAAATGCTAGAGCTTATGAGACTTTATGTCACCATCCAcag TGATCATGAAGGTGGAAATGTTAGTGCTCACACTGGCCACCTT GTTGCCAGTGCACTTTCAGATCCTTATCTTTCATTTGCTGCTGCATTAAATGGTTTGGCTGGACCACTCCATGGTTTGGCTAATCAG GAGGTTCTGATTTGGATCAAATCTGTTGTTGATGAGTGTGGAGAGAGCATAACCGTAGATCAGTTGAAAGAATATGTCTGGAAAACTTTAAAAGGTGGCAAG GTTGTCCCTGGATTTGGGCATGGAGTTTTGCGTAAGACAGATCCAAGATACACATGTCAAAGAGAGTTTGCATTGAAGCACTTGCCTGATGATCCACTGTTCCAGCTG GTTTCCAAGCTTTATGAAGTTGTCCCTCCCATTCTTACCGAACTAGGCAAG GTTAAAAACCCATGGCCCAACGTTGATGCTCATAGTGGGGTGCTGCTGAACCATTTTGGTTTAACTGAAGCAAG ATATTTTACCGTCCTTTTCGGTGTGTCAAGAAGTATTGGTATCTGCTCTCAG CTGATATGGGACCGAGCTCTTGGACTGCCACTAGAGAGGCCAAAAAGTGTTACAATGGAATGGCTTGAAAATTATTGCAAGAAAGCAGCTTGA